One Spinacia oleracea cultivar Varoflay chromosome 4, BTI_SOV_V1, whole genome shotgun sequence DNA segment encodes these proteins:
- the LOC130471818 gene encoding protein FAR1-RELATED SEQUENCE 5-like → MENSQIFHDFSVSTSISNDSSSCHLNSSAENQSYEDILNNSVNNSEQNDANEDPESYVVVGQDFEEPVSLEGSVVKDDDEAYELYNSHAFRNGFGTRKGKKEYRSGTRIVRQRFFVCAYEGFKNPDGVVPKSFKKIDRRTGCKASVQFDVDKKTGVYVLSKHSRLHNHSMVPANKRHLIRSHRHISKEQLAFLTTFTCSGTKLADVLRAMRKEVGGLTQKKKKLDGCDSNQLIRWFAMRQAKEHDFYYDFQLNEENQLINFFWRDGRMRSDYEAFGDLLIHDTTYRTNKYDMICGPFVGMNLHTQNIMFGVGFILNEKAGTFDWLFNSFLTSMGGKQPVTIMTDQSSAMDKAIREVFPKSRHRLCTWHIGENAVVNIKGVMAKEGFKRRFDYVLKYTDTVAEFEHY, encoded by the exons atGGAAAATTCTCAAATATTCCATGATTTCTCTGTTTCAACATCAATTTCGAATGATTCTTCTTCTTGTCATCTGAATTCTTCAGCTGAAAATCAGAGTTACGAAG ATATATTAAATAATTCAGTTAATAATTCAGAACAAAATGATGCTAATGAGGATCCAGAATCCTATGTGGTTGTTGGCCAAG ATTTTGAAGAACCAGTTTCATTAGAGGGAAGTGTAGTTAAGGATGATGATGAGGCGTATGAGTTATACAACAGTCATGCATTTAGGAATGGTTTTGGTACTAGGAAGGGTAAAAAGGAGTATAGAAGTGGTACTAGAATAGTTCGACAACGGTTTTTTGTTTGTGCATACGAGGGGTTTAAAAATCCAGATGGTGTTGTGCctaaatcctttaaaaaaattgataggagAACTGGATGCAAGGCTTCAGTTCAGTTTGATGTTGATAAGAAAACTGGAGTGTATGTTCTTTCTAAACATTCCCGTCTGCATAACCATTCAATGGTTCCTGCTAATAAGAGACACCTTATTAGGTCACATAGGCACATTTCAAAAGAACAATTGGcttttcttactacttttacttGTAGTGGCACGAAGCTTGCTGATGTTCTTAGAGCTATGAGGAAAGAAGTTGGTGGCCTGACGC agaagaagaaaaagttGGATGGTTGTGATTCAAATCAGTTGATCAGATGGTTCGCTATGAGGCAAGCTAAAGAACATgatttttattatgattttcaaTTGAATGAAGAGAATCAGttgatcaattttttttggagaGATGGAAGAATGCGGTCTGATTATGAAGCTTTTGGTGATTTATTGATTCATGATACAACTTATCGTACTAATAAATACGATATGATTTGTGGGCCTTTTGTTGGAATGAATCTTCACACTCAAAATATCATGTTTGGAGTGGGTTTTATATTGAATGAGAAGGCAGGTACTTTTGACtggctttttaattcttttttgaCTTCAATGGGAGGGAAGCAACCTGTGACTATCATGACTGATCAATCTTCTGCCATGGACAAGGCTATAAG GGAAGTGTTTCCAAAATCGAGGCATCGTTTGTGTACATGGCACATTGGGGAAAATGCTGTTGTAAACATCAAAGGTGTTATGGCCAAAGAAGGTTTCAAACGTCGGtttgattatgttttgaaatATACTGACACAGTTGCTGAGTTCGAGCATTATTAG
- the LOC130459908 gene encoding protein FAR1-RELATED SEQUENCE 5-like: MTDYNCKTHKWIERLYDLKEKWCPAYNKEWFSGGILSSQRSETTNHSISRRLHKTNGLCDFYKCFLDVIDEWRSKENKGDYNSSTGNRYYACADNMLCLHARDVYTIAIYLIFEQRFIKAIGLRCQRISYEFPVSKYIVGHPTKDFIRHVVMFNEQELVVDCTCKSYGEIGVLCSHILRVFIVHNVEEIPKQYIMKRWTKKAMNMIVEEGEDRDNEVSVVSASVWRMQSIRNCIKVINEAQHCPAARKLIDLGVLDMSCKVKEYIGGVEGDGNVSNKYVREETLLDGIEPSTDTVLPDVVEPIAEKVIPTMIQNPPKRKRKIKNGTEKANERNVRPKGIVEKKRNKLKGWNKRRERHVDNLREETQSTDQCIINLPVGGVLVHPTSSNSQLEAYVPDDYFGVHIQPL; encoded by the exons ATGACTGATTACAATTGCAAGACACACAAATGGATAGAGAGGTTATATGATTTGAAAGAGAAATGGTGTCCTGCATATAACAAAGAGTGGTTTTCTGGGGGTATTTTATCTTCTCAAAGGAGTGAGACGACAAATCATTCTATTTCTAGGAGGTTGCATAAAACGAATGGTTTATGTGATTTTTATAAGTGTTTTTTAGATGTAATTGATGAATGGAGAAGTAAGGAGAACAAGGGAGATTATAATTCTTCTACTGGAAATAGATATTACGCATGTGCGGATAACATGTTATGTTTGCATGCGCGGGATGTGTATACCATTgcaatatatttgatatttgagCAACGATTCATCAAAGCAATTGGTTTGAGGTGTCAACGCATTTCCTATGAGTTTCCAGTTTCTAAGTACATTGTTGGGCATCCTACAAAGGATTTTATTAGACATGTTGTGATGTTTAATGAGCAAGAGTTGGTTGTTGATTGTACTTGCAAGTCATATGGAGAGATAGGAGTTCTTTGTTCTCATATTCTTCGAGTTTTCATTGTCCATAATGTTGAAGAGATTCCCAAACAATACATTATGAAGAGATGGACCAAAAAGGCTATGAACATGATTGTTGAAGAAGGAGAAGATAGAGATAATGAAGTAAGTGTTGTTTCTGCTTCAGTTTGGAGGATGCAAAGCATAAGAAATTGCATTAAAGTTATAAATGAAGCTCAACATTGTCCGGCTGCAAGGAAGCTTATTGATTTGGGTGTGTTGGATATGTCATGCAAAGTGAAGGAGTATATTGGTGGTGTTGAAGGGGATGGTAATGTATCAAACAAGTATGTGCGAGAAGAAACTCTACTTGATGGCATTGAGCCTTCAACAGACACAGTTTTGCCGGATGTTGTTGAACCGATTGCTGAAAAAGTCATTCCAACAATGATTCAAAATCCACCAAAGCGAAAGAGGAAGATTAAGAACGGGACTGAAAAGGCTAATGAGAGGAATGTGAGACCTAAAGGAATTGTTGAGAAGAAACGCAATAAACTGAAAGGTTGGAACAAGAGAAGAGAAAGACATGTTGATAATTTGAGGGAGGAAACTCAGTCTACTGATCAG TGTATCATAAATTTACCTGTTGGTGGGGTTTTGGTTCATCCAACATCTTCAAATTCACAATTGGAAGCATATGTTCCAGATGATTATTTTGGAGTACACATACAACCTTTGTAG
- the LOC130471819 gene encoding uncharacterized protein: MGKSKKGEEVDAKCSIEDDIPLTTTLLNLRNKKKKEKEITPTIDADLLEDINKEISETEEEEESELSKQRKALQEQQKMVQALQEKLLQQEKQLDLIEQKKKGGEGQKNSSKDPEKQEETEKKEHEVKVHEEVKEPEKEEAEVKVPEELDEPERKEKKTNLKITLRKKKDGEEAGEEPEKAKGKSRKSIPNRKRTRSQLLKEEFPDLIKEVKQELEEAHKKKSLLPAEKISTKKVAPNAKKGNGVTLKKTTALKRGSKVNQIVVREVYEDEEDEEGGEEEGEEVEEESEPLMKKGKKVVEKRATRSKQIVVSDEVMEVVDDEKPKSLVVAKPKPEERKLNLRQTPQLMMRFLRGIASNEPHDIRKQQAIVELGFGSLLQLDIPQNENPFPYELVRNFNSSDRSLHLPKSSLDITVEDVYLVYGIPIGGAPVVEWTDEQDPEVLRVFAEFWAYWQVKSGCPKLKEMVEKLIKDETPVDDNWKRSFLVVAVNTCIKSTTNLSPNFRFLASTVDLEQVRNLNWCEYAYTSLLGAAMY, translated from the exons ATGGGGAAATCGAAAAAAGGAGAAGAAGTTGATGCGAAATGTTCTATTGA GGATGATATTCCTTTGACAACGACTTTattgaacttaagaaacaaaaagaagaaagagaaagaaattacACCAACAATTGATGCGGATTTGTTGGAAGATATCaacaaagaaatttcagaaacggaagaagaagaagagagcgA ACTTTCCAAAcaaaggaaagcattgcaagaACAACAGAAGATGGTGCAAGCACTTCAGGAAAAGCTGCTACAACAGGAAAAGCAGCTGGATCTGATTGAACAAAAAAAGAAGGGTGGAGAAGGACAAAAAAATTCCAGCAAAGATCCTGAAAAGCAGGAAGAAACtgaaaagaaagagcatgaagTAAAAGTGCATGAAGAAGTGAAAGAACCTGAAAAAGAGGAGGCTGAGGTAAAAGTTCCAGAAGAGCTGGATGAaccagaaagaaaagaaaagaaaacgaactTAAAAATTACTTTGAG AAAGAAAAAAGACGGAGAAGAAGCTGGTGAGGAACCTGAAAAAGCAAAGGGGAAGTCTAGGAAATCAATACCAAACAGGAAAAGGACAAG AAGTCAATTGCTGAAAGAAGAATTTCCCGATCTTATAAAAGAGGTAAAGCAGGAATTGGAAGAGGCACATAAGAAGAAGAGCTTGTTGCCTGCTGAgaaaatttcaacaaaaaaagtTGCACCAAATGCTAAGAAGGGGAATGGAGTTACTTTGAAAAAGACTACAGCACTTAAG AGGGGTAGCAAAGTTAATCAGATAGTTGTGAGGGAGGTTTATGAAGAcgaggaagatgaagaaggaggTGAAGAAGAAGGTGAAGAAGTAGAAGAGGAAAGTGAACCCTTAATGAAGAAGGGGAAAAAAGTAGTTGAGAAG aGAGCAACAAGAAGTAAACAAATTGTTGTTTCTGATGAGGTCATGGAGGTGGTGGATGATGAGAAACCAAAATCTTTGGTTGTTGCCAAACCAAAACCTGAAGAAAGGAAACTAAATCTAAGGCAAACTCCGCAATTGATGATGCGATTCTTGAGGGGAATTGCATCTAATGAACCACATGATATAAGAAAACAACAAGCCATCGTGGAGTTAGGCTTTGGATCTCTTCTGCAACTTGACATCCCACAAAACGAAAATCCATTCCCGTACGAGTTGGTTAGGAATTTCAACTCGTCCGACCGGTCCTTGCATCTACCAAAGTCTTCCCTTGATATTACTGTAGAGGATGTATACCTGGTGTACGGTATACCTATTGGAGGAGCTCCGGTCGTGGAATGGACGGATGAACAAGATCCTGAAGTGTTGAGGGTTTTTGCTGAATTTTGGGCATACTGGCAAGTGAAGTCTGGATGCCCAAAATTGAAAGAAATGGTTGAAAAACTGATCAAAGATGAGACTCCAGTTGATGATAACTGGAAGAGATCTTTCCTAGTGGTTGCAGTTAACACCTGCATTAAATCCACTACTAATTTATCG CCAAACTTCAGATTCCTAGCAAGCACTGTTGACTTGGAGCAAGTGAGGAATCTAAATTGGTGCGAGTATGCATACACCAGCCTTCTTGGGGCAGCTATGTACTAG